One Streptomyces sp. NBC_01217 genomic region harbors:
- a CDS encoding M16 family metallopeptidase produces MSQESTEHRAAAALDPHIRETEVDGIRTVLAAAPGPVTAGLFFRVGVADETLATTGITHLVEHLALHRHGVSDLHYNGATAATYTLFHVTGTPEEVTTYLNGVCAALRDLPMERLETEREILRTEAAGRSTGPNHQLPLWRYGAQGYGLGSYSELGTWHLTADAVRDWARTRFTRDNAVLWITAETVPDGLDLALPAGTPQPLPAPTSALPITPAYITGDSGGVVLDGIVRRSTAASLFTEVLSRALFADLRQKGGYSYTADAGYTPRDNDFATVTAFADALPKKHGAVVGGFVDTLARLRAGTIEQSELDSARAKFLKQYDAPDVGASRLPSYALNLLTGHRNLSPDEHRAEIAAVTLDDLREVARELHSTALLQVPGRGADWAGFTEAPQWSTRTDTSAGSRHRSLEDDSVLLTVSPVAVSLTTRSGPVVVRYEDCAALLVHPDGGRHLTGHDGFQVRVEPTLYKDLTPSRLAVIDAGVPSSAVVHMPQRDPDRIPRPQRRDSRPSGRPQSKGARLVGRLLRSVLIQLSGFATTIWGLIATVAMVMELKEPDPDAVTIILIWLLIIPPLALFIALRRSRDKRGG; encoded by the coding sequence ATGTCCCAGGAATCCACCGAGCACAGAGCCGCCGCGGCCCTCGACCCGCACATCCGTGAGACCGAGGTCGACGGCATCCGTACGGTGCTGGCCGCGGCTCCCGGGCCGGTCACCGCGGGTCTCTTCTTCCGCGTCGGAGTCGCCGACGAGACCCTCGCCACCACCGGCATCACCCACCTCGTCGAACACCTCGCGCTGCACCGCCACGGCGTGTCCGACCTGCACTACAACGGCGCCACCGCCGCCACGTACACGCTCTTCCACGTCACCGGCACGCCGGAGGAGGTCACCACCTACCTCAACGGTGTCTGCGCGGCCCTGCGCGACCTGCCGATGGAGCGGCTGGAGACCGAGCGCGAGATCCTGCGCACCGAGGCGGCGGGCCGCAGCACCGGCCCCAACCACCAGCTCCCGCTGTGGCGTTACGGCGCCCAGGGCTACGGGCTCGGCAGCTACAGCGAGCTCGGCACCTGGCATCTGACGGCCGACGCCGTACGCGACTGGGCGCGCACCCGCTTCACCCGTGACAACGCCGTGCTGTGGATCACCGCCGAAACCGTGCCGGACGGCCTGGACCTCGCCCTCCCGGCAGGCACGCCACAGCCGCTGCCCGCCCCGACGTCGGCGCTCCCCATCACGCCCGCGTACATCACGGGCGACAGCGGCGGCGTCGTCCTGGACGGCATAGTCCGGCGCTCGACGGCCGCGTCGCTCTTCACCGAGGTGCTCAGCCGTGCGCTCTTCGCGGACCTGCGCCAAAAGGGCGGCTACTCGTACACCGCCGACGCCGGGTACACCCCACGCGACAACGACTTCGCGACCGTCACCGCCTTCGCCGACGCGCTCCCGAAGAAGCACGGCGCGGTGGTCGGCGGCTTCGTCGACACCCTGGCCCGTCTGCGGGCCGGCACCATCGAGCAGTCCGAACTCGACTCGGCCCGCGCCAAGTTCCTCAAGCAGTACGACGCCCCGGACGTCGGCGCGTCCCGGCTGCCCTCGTACGCCCTGAACCTGCTGACCGGGCACCGCAACCTCAGCCCCGATGAGCACCGGGCCGAGATCGCCGCCGTCACCCTCGACGACCTGCGCGAGGTCGCCCGCGAGCTGCACTCCACGGCGCTGCTCCAGGTCCCCGGCCGGGGCGCCGACTGGGCCGGTTTCACCGAGGCCCCCCAATGGTCCACCCGGACCGATACGAGCGCGGGCAGCCGGCACCGTTCGCTTGAGGACGACTCCGTCCTGTTGACGGTGTCTCCCGTGGCGGTGTCCCTGACCACCCGCTCCGGCCCGGTCGTCGTCCGGTACGAGGACTGCGCGGCCCTGCTCGTCCACCCGGACGGCGGCCGTCACCTCACGGGGCACGACGGTTTCCAGGTCCGCGTCGAGCCCACGCTGTACAAGGACCTCACGCCGAGCCGCCTGGCCGTGATCGACGCGGGCGTACCGTCCTCGGCGGTGGTCCACATGCCGCAACGCGACCCGGACCGCATCCCTCGCCCCCAGCGGCGGGACAGCCGCCCGAGTGGCAGACCGCAGTCCAAGGGCGCGCGGCTGGTGGGGCGGCTACTCCGGAGCGTCCTCATCCAGCTGTCCGGCTTCGCGACGACGATCTGGGGCCTGATCGCCACGGTGGCCATGGTCATGGAGCTGAAGGAGCCGGACCCGGACGCGGTCACGATCATCCTGATCTGGCTGCTGATCATCCCGCCGCTGGCCCTGTTCATCGCGCTGCGCAGGAGCCGCGACAAGCGGGGCGGCTGA